A single Atopobiaceae bacterium DNA region contains:
- a CDS encoding cellulase family glycosylhydrolase, protein MERNMRFARHLGRRAARCICGLTLLFLGVALAGCAFEGADTQAATTEVATTEAATSESSSTSAAATAAGATPVQQHGALHVDGTSIKDEHGDTFQVKGVSTHGLAWFPQYANEEAFSTWRDWGANTIRLALYTEESGGYCTVDDAGKANLLTTLEDAVDAVTRAGMYVIIDWHTLSDSDPTTNEDAAKEFFSTVSARYAGQDNVIYEICNEPNGSTTWEQVRAYAEAVLPSVRANAPDALVAVGTPTWCQDVDAVASDPVDDANVVYTLHFYAATHGQAVRDKLTAALDAGTPVLVSEFGICDASGNGSIDSDSANAWLDLLDERGVGYVCWNLSNKDEASALLKSTCAATGGWGDDDLSAEGTWYKARLGGAGDASTAVASGGSGTVVAGSASSGNDSTVVATLTPGSTWEADGKQYAQYSLTVANNGRGDATGWGIAVTFQDAVEVSDGWCADCSVDGSTLTVKPASYVATLTAGASTSQIGFIVCGDQAPAVSSVTVTDA, encoded by the coding sequence ATGGAGAGGAACATGCGGTTCGCGAGGCACCTCGGTCGGCGGGCGGCTCGATGCATCTGCGGCCTCACGCTGCTATTCCTCGGCGTGGCGCTCGCGGGGTGCGCCTTCGAGGGTGCTGACACGCAGGCGGCGACCACCGAGGTGGCCACCACTGAGGCTGCGACCAGCGAGTCCTCCTCGACCTCGGCGGCTGCCACGGCCGCGGGCGCAACTCCGGTCCAGCAGCACGGGGCCCTCCACGTGGACGGCACCTCCATCAAGGACGAGCATGGCGACACCTTCCAGGTCAAGGGCGTGAGCACGCATGGCCTGGCATGGTTCCCGCAGTATGCCAACGAGGAGGCCTTCTCGACCTGGCGCGACTGGGGTGCCAACACGATCCGCCTGGCGCTCTACACCGAGGAGTCGGGCGGCTACTGCACGGTGGACGACGCCGGCAAGGCGAACCTGCTCACGACCCTCGAGGATGCGGTCGACGCCGTCACGCGCGCGGGCATGTACGTCATCATCGACTGGCACACCCTCTCGGACTCGGACCCCACCACCAACGAGGATGCTGCCAAGGAGTTCTTCTCGACGGTGTCGGCGCGTTATGCGGGGCAGGACAACGTCATCTATGAGATCTGCAACGAGCCCAACGGCTCGACCACCTGGGAGCAGGTCCGTGCCTATGCCGAGGCGGTGCTGCCCTCCGTGCGCGCCAACGCGCCCGACGCGCTCGTGGCCGTGGGGACGCCCACCTGGTGCCAGGACGTCGATGCGGTGGCATCCGATCCGGTCGACGATGCGAATGTGGTCTATACGCTGCACTTCTATGCTGCCACGCATGGCCAGGCCGTTCGTGACAAGCTCACCGCGGCGCTCGATGCCGGCACGCCGGTCCTGGTGAGCGAGTTCGGCATCTGCGACGCGAGCGGCAACGGCTCGATCGACAGCGATTCGGCCAACGCCTGGCTCGACCTGCTCGACGAGCGCGGCGTGGGGTACGTCTGCTGGAACCTCTCGAACAAGGACGAGGCGTCGGCCCTGCTCAAGTCCACCTGTGCTGCCACGGGTGGGTGGGGTGACGACGACCTGTCGGCCGAGGGCACGTGGTACAAGGCGCGGCTCGGTGGGGCGGGCGACGCCTCGACGGCGGTCGCGTCGGGAGGTAGCGGCACGGTCGTCGCAGGCTCGGCGAGCTCAGGCAATGACTCGACGGTCGTGGCCACGCTCACGCCGGGCAGCACCTGGGAGGCTGACGGGAAGCAGTACGCGCAGTACAGCCTCACGGTGGCCAACAACGGCAGGGGCGACGCCACGGGTTGGGGGATTGCCGTGACCTTCCAGGACGCGGTGGAGGTCTCGGACGGATGGTGCGCCGACTGCTCCGTGGATGGTTCGACGCTCACGGTGAAGCCGGCGTCCTATGTCGCGACGCTGACCGCGGGGGCGTCGACGTCGCAGATCGGATTTATCGTCTGCGGCGATCAGGCCCCGGCAGTCTCTAGCGTCACGGTGACGGACGCCTAG
- a CDS encoding 2-dehydropantoate 2-reductase: MTIRRVAIVGKGALGLLFGSQLERELGALGMCFVMDGPRYERKAGSPVMVNGRRRTFRDVRPSEAGVQNLVIVAVKSGGLDGALDLMVPLVGPDTCIVSLLNGISSEERIAERYGWKHTLVCVAQGMDAVRDERGLTYHHPGELVIGTGPGTDPGALAAVDALLRRADIAHTVSPDIQHALWRKYMLNVGVNQTCAVMGGTYGSVSAPGRQNRTFVAAMREVVAVARAEGIDLDEGDLTSMARLVASLAPDGMPSMAQDRLARRPSEVEEFSGALIPRAARHKILVPACQWLYDEMHRIEAAY, translated from the coding sequence ATGACCATCCGGAGGGTCGCGATCGTAGGCAAGGGCGCGTTGGGGCTCCTCTTCGGGAGCCAGCTCGAACGCGAGCTCGGCGCGCTGGGGATGTGCTTCGTGATGGACGGCCCCCGCTACGAGCGCAAGGCCGGAAGCCCTGTCATGGTGAACGGGCGGAGAAGGACCTTCCGGGACGTGCGGCCCAGCGAGGCCGGCGTGCAGAACCTCGTCATCGTGGCCGTGAAGTCAGGCGGGCTCGACGGCGCCCTCGACCTGATGGTGCCGTTGGTAGGGCCAGACACCTGCATCGTGTCGCTGCTCAACGGAATCTCGAGCGAGGAGCGCATCGCCGAGCGCTACGGCTGGAAGCACACCCTCGTCTGCGTGGCGCAGGGCATGGATGCCGTGCGAGACGAACGCGGCCTCACGTATCACCATCCGGGCGAGCTCGTCATCGGCACGGGGCCAGGGACGGACCCAGGAGCCCTGGCAGCCGTGGATGCGCTGCTCAGGCGCGCAGACATCGCGCACACGGTCTCGCCCGACATACAGCACGCGCTCTGGAGGAAGTACATGCTCAACGTGGGCGTGAACCAGACCTGCGCCGTCATGGGCGGGACCTACGGCTCCGTGAGCGCGCCGGGCAGGCAGAACCGTACCTTCGTGGCGGCCATGCGCGAGGTCGTGGCCGTGGCGCGGGCGGAGGGCATCGACCTCGACGAGGGCGACCTCACCTCCATGGCGAGGCTCGTGGCATCGCTCGCACCCGACGGCATGCCGTCGATGGCACAGGACCGCCTGGCCAGGAGGCCCTCCGAGGTCGAGGAGTTCTCGGGGGCGCTCATCCCCAGGGCGGCACGCCACAAGATCCTGGTCCCCGCCTGCCAGTGGCTCTACGACGAGATGCACCGCATCGAGGCGGCGTACTGA
- a CDS encoding cyclase family protein has product MQNRQLWDVLRGLKSEWYDWVDLTHELGPQTPHWHGFDPLKAELLYDYRPGTPADQLAPMRCWSYTVASQYGTHVDVPLHFFAHGGSMTEFTPQELVMPLVVVDLSATCAADPEYLLTVDDLEEWEFEHGVIPRGAFVAFRSDWSKKPDPDNPDAKGRPRYPGWDVDAIRWLVDRRDIAAIGHETADTDPSFVTSRQNEYPYPAERYLLSRDRFQVELMANLDKVPSVGSIIMCAFPKLERGTGFSARCLAICPR; this is encoded by the coding sequence ATGCAGAACAGGCAGCTCTGGGATGTGCTCCGCGGGCTCAAGAGCGAATGGTACGACTGGGTGGACCTCACGCACGAGCTGGGTCCGCAGACGCCGCACTGGCACGGCTTCGACCCCCTCAAGGCCGAGCTGCTCTACGACTATCGACCCGGCACCCCAGCCGACCAGCTCGCCCCCATGCGGTGCTGGAGCTACACGGTGGCCTCGCAGTACGGCACGCACGTGGACGTGCCGCTGCACTTCTTCGCCCACGGGGGCTCCATGACGGAGTTCACGCCCCAGGAGCTCGTGATGCCGCTGGTGGTGGTCGACCTCTCCGCCACCTGCGCCGCCGACCCCGAGTACCTCCTCACGGTAGACGACCTCGAGGAATGGGAGTTCGAGCACGGCGTCATCCCGCGGGGCGCCTTCGTGGCGTTCCGCTCCGACTGGTCCAAGAAGCCCGACCCCGACAACCCTGACGCGAAGGGAAGGCCCCGCTACCCCGGCTGGGACGTCGACGCGATCCGATGGCTCGTGGACAGACGTGACATCGCGGCCATCGGCCACGAGACCGCCGACACGGACCCCTCGTTCGTGACCTCGCGGCAGAACGAGTATCCCTACCCCGCCGAACGCTACCTCCTCTCGCGCGACCGCTTCCAGGTGGAGCTCATGGCGAACCTCGACAAGGTCCCGTCGGTGGGCTCGATTATCATGTGTGCGTTCCCGAAGCTCGAGCGGGGCACGGGATTCAGCGCCCGCTGCCTTGCCATCTGCCCCAGATGA
- a CDS encoding ammonium transporter, with translation MGSIDTGDTAFILVSTFLVFIMTLGIAFFYGGMVRRRNVLNTMMMDVAVAGVASIVWVVCGYSIAFGDGAGTLVGSLEKVLLNGVTPSSVHGTIPELVFAAYQGMFALITVAIISGAVAERMRFSRFLAFVVAWLLVVYAPLAHMVWGGGFIDTAIGSLDFAGGDVVHISSGVSGLVLAIMVGGRKGYGHLSYHPHNIPFVLLGTIFLWLGWFGFNAGSALAANGTAGLAALTTNTSAATGMLTWMLLERITTGKTTLLGACSGAVAGLVAITPGAGYVEVGSAILIGAIVTCCCFFACSKLKPRLGYDDALDAFGVHGLGGIVGTLLTGVFCTLAANPDGANGLICGDPTQLLRQAASVLFVIVWAGGATFVIAKVLQLVGGPLRVDEKAEAKGLDKSEHGETAYPAFNGMDLN, from the coding sequence ATGGGATCGATCGACACCGGAGACACCGCGTTCATCCTGGTGAGCACGTTCCTCGTGTTCATCATGACGCTGGGGATCGCCTTCTTCTACGGCGGCATGGTGCGCCGCCGTAACGTGCTCAACACGATGATGATGGACGTCGCCGTGGCAGGCGTGGCCAGCATCGTCTGGGTCGTCTGCGGCTACTCGATCGCCTTCGGCGACGGCGCGGGCACCCTCGTGGGGTCGCTCGAGAAGGTCCTTCTCAACGGCGTCACGCCCAGCTCCGTGCACGGCACCATCCCCGAGCTCGTGTTCGCCGCCTACCAAGGCATGTTCGCGCTCATCACCGTGGCCATCATCTCGGGCGCGGTGGCCGAGCGCATGCGCTTCTCGCGGTTCCTGGCCTTCGTGGTGGCATGGCTGCTCGTGGTCTACGCTCCGCTCGCCCACATGGTCTGGGGCGGCGGCTTCATCGACACCGCCATCGGCTCGCTCGACTTCGCCGGCGGCGACGTGGTGCACATCTCGAGCGGCGTCTCGGGCCTGGTGCTCGCCATCATGGTGGGCGGACGCAAGGGCTACGGACATCTCAGCTACCACCCGCACAACATCCCGTTCGTGCTGCTGGGGACCATCTTCCTGTGGCTCGGCTGGTTCGGCTTCAACGCGGGCTCGGCGCTCGCGGCCAACGGGACGGCCGGCCTGGCCGCGCTCACCACCAACACCAGCGCCGCCACCGGCATGCTCACCTGGATGCTCCTCGAGCGCATCACCACCGGCAAGACCACGCTGCTGGGTGCCTGCTCGGGTGCCGTCGCGGGCCTCGTGGCCATCACCCCCGGCGCCGGCTACGTCGAGGTGGGGTCGGCCATCCTCATCGGCGCCATCGTGACCTGCTGCTGCTTCTTCGCCTGCTCAAAGCTGAAGCCCCGTCTGGGCTATGACGACGCCCTCGACGCCTTTGGCGTGCATGGTCTGGGCGGCATCGTGGGCACGCTGCTCACGGGCGTCTTCTGCACGCTGGCCGCCAACCCCGACGGCGCCAACGGCCTCATCTGCGGCGACCCCACGCAACTCCTGCGCCAGGCTGCCTCGGTGCTCTTCGTCATCGTGTGGGCCGGAGGCGCCACCTTCGTGATCGCCAAGGTCCTGCAGCTCGTGGGCGGTCCGCTGCGCGTGGACGAGAAGGCAGAGGCCAAGGGCCTCGACAAGAGCGAGCACGGCGAGACCGCCTATCCGGCCTTCAACGGCATGGACCTCAACTAG
- a CDS encoding P-II family nitrogen regulator yields the protein MKKIEAIVRWEVIEDVKDALFAAEVRGMTISEVQGVGNQHGMTEYIRGAEVLVQMRQKCKVEIVCDESRVDTIVGIICDAARTQPDGAVGDGKVFVLPVDEVVRIRTGDRGSKAI from the coding sequence ATGAAGAAGATCGAGGCGATCGTGCGCTGGGAGGTCATCGAGGACGTCAAGGACGCCCTCTTTGCCGCAGAGGTGCGCGGCATGACGATATCCGAGGTACAAGGCGTCGGCAACCAGCATGGCATGACGGAGTACATCCGCGGCGCCGAGGTGCTCGTGCAGATGCGGCAGAAGTGCAAGGTCGAGATCGTCTGCGACGAGAGCCGCGTCGACACGATCGTGGGCATCATCTGCGATGCCGCCCGCACCCAGCCCGACGGCGCGGTGGGCGACGGGAAGGTCTTCGTGCTCCCGGTCGACGAGGTCGTGCGCATCCGCACCGGGGACCGCGGCAGCAAGGCGATCTGA